The following coding sequences lie in one Bacteroides helcogenes P 36-108 genomic window:
- a CDS encoding glycosyltransferase family 2 protein, which yields MKISLITATFNSSSTLCDTIKSVLAQSYQEIEYIVVDGLSKDSTVDIIKGYEPYFKGRMKWISEEDNGLYDAINKGIRIATGDVVGILNSDDFFTSTTIVEKVANSFTTEVDAVYGDVHFVRTNNLNRSIRYYSSKIFRPALMKLGFMPAHPTFYCRKSCFDEYGLYKVDFKIAADFDLLLRFIYVYRISLKYLPLDMVTMRIGGISTNGLQSHCCIMREHLRAFRENGVRSNILLLSLRYFYKLIEFVRK from the coding sequence ATGAAAATATCTCTTATTACCGCTACTTTTAATAGTAGTTCTACCCTTTGTGATACTATCAAATCTGTTCTGGCGCAGTCTTATCAGGAGATTGAATATATTGTAGTGGATGGATTATCAAAAGATAGTACAGTGGATATCATAAAAGGATATGAACCCTACTTTAAAGGGAGAATGAAATGGATAAGTGAAGAGGATAATGGACTATATGATGCTATCAATAAGGGAATCAGAATTGCGACCGGTGATGTTGTGGGAATATTGAATTCTGATGATTTCTTTACTTCTACTACAATCGTTGAAAAGGTAGCCAATAGTTTTACTACGGAAGTGGATGCGGTTTATGGAGATGTTCATTTTGTCAGGACGAATAATTTGAATCGTTCCATTCGATATTATTCATCTAAAATTTTTAGACCTGCATTGATGAAGCTGGGATTTATGCCGGCACATCCTACTTTTTATTGCAGGAAAAGTTGTTTTGATGAGTATGGACTATATAAAGTAGATTTTAAGATTGCGGCAGATTTTGATTTGTTGCTACGTTTTATCTATGTGTATCGTATCTCTTTGAAGTATTTACCTTTGGATATGGTGACAATGAGAATAGGAGGCATTAGCACAAATGGTTTGCAAAGTCATTGCTGTATAATGAGAGAGCATCTTCGTGCTTTTAGAGAAAATGGTGTGAGGAGTAATATATTACTTTTGTCTTTGAGGTATTTTTATAAGTTGATAGAATTTGTTAGAAAATAG
- the gmd gene encoding GDP-mannose 4,6-dehydratase, with the protein MKKVALLTGITGQDGSFLAEFLIEKGYEVHGVLRRSSSFNTGRIEHLYLDEWVRDMKKDRLINLHYGDMTDSSSLIRIIQLVQPDEIYNLAAQSHVKVSFDVPEYTAESDAIGTLRMLEAVRILGLERKTKIYQASTSELFGKVQEVPQKETTPFYPRSPYGVAKQYGFWITKNYRESYGMFAVNGILFNHESERRGETFVTRKITLAAARIAQGFQDKLYLGNLNSLRDWGYAKDYVECMWLILQHDIPEDFVIATGEMHTVREFATLAFKEVGIELRWEGEGVNEKGIDVKTGKSLVEVDPKYFRPCEVEQLLGNPTKAKTLLGWNPIKTSFSELVKIMVTHDMRFVKKLYIKSQMAE; encoded by the coding sequence ATGAAAAAGGTAGCATTACTAACAGGTATTACGGGTCAGGATGGCTCGTTCTTGGCTGAGTTTTTAATTGAAAAAGGATATGAAGTTCATGGTGTTCTTCGCCGTTCTTCCTCTTTTAATACAGGACGTATCGAGCATCTTTATTTAGATGAGTGGGTACGGGATATGAAGAAAGACCGTTTAATAAATCTCCATTATGGAGATATGACGGATAGTAGTTCGCTAATCCGAATTATTCAATTGGTGCAACCGGATGAAATTTATAATCTCGCTGCTCAGAGTCATGTGAAGGTAAGTTTTGATGTACCTGAATATACCGCGGAATCAGATGCAATAGGTACTCTTCGTATGCTTGAAGCGGTACGTATTCTTGGTTTGGAGAGAAAAACAAAGATATATCAGGCTTCCACTTCGGAACTGTTTGGGAAGGTGCAGGAAGTTCCTCAAAAAGAAACGACGCCTTTTTATCCTCGTAGTCCTTATGGAGTGGCAAAACAATATGGCTTCTGGATTACTAAAAATTATCGGGAGAGTTATGGAATGTTTGCTGTAAATGGAATCTTGTTTAATCATGAGAGTGAACGTAGAGGTGAAACATTCGTGACGAGAAAGATAACGCTTGCTGCTGCCCGTATAGCTCAGGGCTTTCAAGATAAGTTATATTTGGGTAACCTGAATTCGCTCCGTGACTGGGGGTATGCAAAGGATTATGTGGAATGTATGTGGTTGATTCTACAGCATGACATTCCAGAGGATTTTGTGATAGCTACTGGTGAGATGCATACGGTTCGTGAGTTCGCAACTTTGGCTTTTAAAGAGGTTGGCATTGAACTACGTTGGGAAGGTGAAGGTGTGAATGAAAAAGGAATTGATGTAAAGACTGGCAAATCATTGGTTGAGGTTGATCCTAAGTATTTCCGTCCTTGTGAAGTTGAACAATTGTTGGGTAATCCGACAAAAGCGAAAACGTTACTTGGTTGGAATCCGATAAAAACGAGTTTTTCCGAATTAGTAAAGATTATGGTGACACATGATATGCGGTTTGTAAAAAAGCTATATATCAAGAGCCAAATGGCAGAATAA
- a CDS encoding Rne/Rng family ribonuclease, whose translation MTSELVVDVQPKEVSIALLEDKQLVELQSEGRSLYFSVGNMYLGRIKKLMPGLNACFVDVGYEKDAFLHYLDLGPQFNSLEKYVKQTLSDKKKLNPITKATILPDLEKDGTVSNTLKVGQEVVVQIVKEPISTKGPRLTSELSFAGRYLVLIPFNDKVSVSQKIKSSEERARLKQLLMSIKPKNFGVIVRTVAEGKRVAELDGELKVLLKHWEDAITKVQKATKFPTLIYEETSRAVGLLRDLFNPSFESIHVNDEAVYHEIKDYVTLIAPERADIVKLYKGQLPIYDNFGITKQIKSSFGKTISYKSGAYLIIEHTEALHVVDVNSGNRTKNANGQEGNALEVNLGAADELARQLRLRDMGGIIVVDFIDMNEAENRQKLYERMCQNMQKDRARHNILPLSKFGLMQITRQRVRPAMDVNTTETCPTCFGKGTIKSSILFTDTLESKIDYLVNKLKIKKFSLHIHPYIAAYINQGIVSLKRKWQMKYGFGIKIIPSQKLAFLEYVFYDPHGEEIDMKEEIEIK comes from the coding sequence GTGACAAGCGAACTCGTTGTTGACGTACAGCCCAAAGAGGTTTCCATCGCACTGCTTGAGGACAAGCAGCTTGTGGAACTGCAAAGTGAAGGCAGAAGCCTGTACTTTTCTGTGGGCAACATGTATTTGGGACGCATCAAGAAGTTGATGCCGGGCCTGAATGCCTGCTTCGTGGACGTGGGTTACGAGAAAGATGCTTTTCTTCATTATCTGGACTTAGGTCCTCAATTCAACTCTTTAGAGAAGTACGTAAAGCAAACTTTAAGCGATAAAAAAAAGCTAAATCCTATTACAAAAGCAACCATACTTCCCGATCTTGAAAAAGACGGAACTGTTTCCAACACTCTCAAGGTAGGACAAGAAGTAGTGGTGCAAATTGTTAAGGAACCTATCTCTACCAAAGGGCCACGACTGACTTCCGAACTCTCTTTTGCCGGAAGATATCTTGTGCTTATCCCCTTTAACGACAAGGTTTCCGTATCACAAAAAATTAAGTCAAGCGAAGAACGTGCCCGCCTCAAGCAACTGCTGATGAGCATCAAGCCGAAAAATTTCGGAGTGATTGTACGCACAGTGGCCGAAGGCAAACGCGTAGCCGAACTTGATGGAGAGCTTAAAGTATTACTGAAGCATTGGGAAGATGCCATTACCAAAGTACAGAAAGCCACTAAGTTTCCGACACTGATTTACGAAGAGACCAGCCGCGCCGTAGGATTGCTACGCGACCTGTTCAATCCTTCGTTTGAAAGCATCCACGTCAACGACGAAGCGGTGTATCACGAAATCAAGGACTACGTAACGCTTATCGCTCCCGAACGGGCAGATATCGTGAAGCTGTACAAGGGCCAACTTCCCATTTACGACAATTTCGGTATCACCAAACAGATTAAATCATCATTTGGCAAAACCATTTCATACAAAAGTGGCGCTTACCTGATTATTGAGCATACTGAAGCGCTTCACGTAGTTGACGTGAACAGCGGTAACCGCACCAAGAATGCCAACGGACAGGAAGGCAACGCACTGGAAGTGAACTTAGGAGCAGCCGATGAACTGGCACGCCAGCTACGACTGAGAGATATGGGTGGTATCATTGTGGTGGACTTCATAGACATGAACGAAGCCGAAAATCGTCAGAAACTTTACGAACGTATGTGCCAAAACATGCAAAAGGACAGGGCACGCCACAACATCCTTCCACTCAGCAAATTCGGGCTGATGCAGATCACACGTCAGCGTGTGCGACCGGCTATGGATGTCAACACCACGGAAACCTGCCCTACCTGCTTCGGTAAAGGTACTATCAAATCGTCCATCCTCTTTACGGACACTTTAGAGAGTAAAATTGACTATCTGGTCAACAAATTGAAGATTAAGAAATTCTCGTTACACATCCACCCGTACATTGCGGCCTATATCAATCAGGGAATTGTATCCCTGAAACGAAAATGGCAAATGAAGTACGGATTCGGAATCAAGATTATTCCAAGCCAGAAGCTCGCGTTTCTGGAGTATGTATTCTACGACCCGCATGGGGAGGAGATAGACATGAAGGAAGAAATCGAAATCAAATAA
- a CDS encoding DEAD/DEAH box helicase produces the protein MDSKNYVLRDYQVEMKSRLFEEWTRHRSVMVQMPTGTGKTHLLTAVVREALHRPDSRIWIVAHRRELVEQIEATIARYGIDRENGAVKVMSIQWLSRHWKEMEGKPDLIVIDEAHHSLADTYMELWRKCPDARMLGMTATPCRLNRKGFTGLFDTLITSWSIAEFIGKGWLSVFDYVSIRANSREQRLIDTLKKRGADGDYQVKEMNELLNRQPSIERLYASIERYARGKKGIVYAISIAHARRIAAYYSTRGVEAVAIDSKTPAIERKRLVDDFRQGRIKVLVNVDIFSEGFDCPDVEFIQLARPTLSLAKYLQQVGRGLRKSGDKESCILIDNVGLYRIFGLPTREWDWEAMFEGRMIGNALSQARINSCRVSADLPERVEATDNEMEIVMTHNRLMDDIENRKTASGEEAQSALKAYYDRQNGLWGLKRGEKRVAESRYLEVFDTKGNRAAVRFEDGRTGVVDEAGKQLIKIDCYRKIKFAKDDIMVVTDKAGKVFYIDLKVNRIYRERPAVLRFGSVEMLKVGDVFFSRTKKAYVTSPLLDKRELIFIGFYLRIPDYNIPKNCKLVNPAEGGFFRAFVCLLEGDNEEAYWCCGHLEDKSIVVMDRKGNYYHAERGKKKQYIACNAPKSPQEDFDYVIGKLKEKTGLRAEKNQEREMLEEEQKRQQRLIKIKDALPFQMGMKWGLKSGERIVVPPQYRKIMPPVGNFCAYEENAYQWGVMALDGKVMVEAKYQEVDIERNGTVHLTVFPGKVKTIKL, from the coding sequence ATGGATTCTAAAAATTACGTTCTCCGGGATTATCAGGTGGAAATGAAGTCCAGGCTTTTTGAAGAGTGGACCCGTCACCGGAGCGTAATGGTTCAGATGCCCACCGGCACGGGAAAGACACATCTGCTGACGGCGGTGGTTCGCGAAGCCTTGCACCGCCCCGATAGCCGGATATGGATTGTGGCCCACCGCAGGGAATTGGTGGAACAGATAGAGGCAACCATAGCCCGGTATGGCATCGACAGGGAGAACGGCGCGGTAAAGGTGATGTCCATCCAGTGGCTTTCGCGGCACTGGAAGGAGATGGAGGGGAAGCCGGACTTGATTGTCATAGACGAGGCGCACCACTCTTTGGCGGACACATACATGGAGCTTTGGCGGAAATGCCCGGATGCCCGGATGTTAGGCATGACCGCCACTCCTTGCCGGTTGAACCGCAAGGGGTTCACCGGATTGTTTGACACACTGATTACATCGTGGAGCATAGCGGAGTTCATAGGCAAGGGATGGCTGTCCGTATTCGATTATGTGTCTATCCGTGCAAACAGTAGGGAGCAACGGCTGATTGACACGTTGAAGAAACGTGGCGCGGACGGAGACTATCAGGTGAAGGAAATGAATGAGCTGCTGAACCGGCAGCCAAGCATCGAGCGGCTGTATGCGAGCATTGAACGATATGCCCGTGGAAAGAAGGGGATTGTATATGCCATCAGCATAGCCCATGCCCGCAGGATTGCCGCCTATTACAGCACACGCGGGGTGGAAGCGGTGGCCATTGACAGCAAGACTCCCGCCATTGAGCGCAAGAGGCTTGTGGACGACTTCCGGCAGGGGAGAATAAAGGTATTGGTGAATGTGGACATATTCTCCGAGGGATTCGATTGTCCCGATGTGGAGTTCATACAGTTGGCACGCCCAACCCTGTCGCTTGCCAAGTATCTGCAACAAGTGGGAAGGGGGCTGCGCAAATCGGGAGACAAGGAGTCGTGCATATTGATAGATAACGTGGGACTGTACCGGATATTCGGATTGCCAACCAGGGAATGGGATTGGGAGGCGATGTTTGAGGGGCGGATGATTGGCAATGCTCTGTCCCAGGCGCGGATAAACAGTTGCCGGGTGTCAGCGGATTTGCCGGAGCGGGTGGAGGCTACGGACAATGAAATGGAGATTGTGATGACACACAACCGGCTGATGGATGATATTGAAAACCGGAAAACAGCCTCCGGTGAAGAAGCGCAATCTGCCTTGAAAGCCTACTATGACCGGCAAAACGGGCTTTGGGGATTGAAGCGCGGAGAAAAGAGGGTGGCAGAGTCTCGCTACTTGGAAGTGTTTGACACCAAAGGAAACCGGGCGGCTGTCCGATTTGAAGACGGGCGGACCGGAGTGGTGGACGAGGCGGGCAAGCAACTGATAAAAATCGATTGTTACCGTAAGATTAAGTTTGCCAAAGACGATATTATGGTGGTGACGGATAAGGCCGGCAAGGTGTTCTACATAGATTTGAAGGTAAACCGGATTTACAGAGAAAGGCCTGCCGTATTGCGGTTCGGAAGCGTGGAGATGCTGAAGGTAGGAGATGTCTTCTTCAGCCGCACCAAGAAGGCCTATGTGACTTCGCCCCTGCTGGACAAAAGGGAGCTGATTTTTATAGGTTTCTATCTCAGGATACCGGATTATAACATCCCGAAGAATTGCAAACTGGTCAACCCCGCAGAGGGCGGCTTTTTCCGCGCCTTTGTCTGCCTGCTGGAAGGTGACAATGAGGAGGCTTACTGGTGTTGCGGGCATCTGGAAGACAAAAGCATTGTGGTGATGGACCGGAAAGGGAACTATTATCATGCAGAACGAGGGAAGAAGAAACAATACATTGCTTGTAATGCCCCTAAATCGCCTCAAGAGGATTTTGACTACGTCATAGGCAAGCTAAAGGAAAAGACCGGCCTGCGCGCCGAGAAAAATCAGGAAAGAGAGATGCTTGAAGAGGAACAGAAAAGGCAGCAAAGGTTGATAAAAATAAAAGATGCCCTGCCCTTCCAAATGGGAATGAAATGGGGATTGAAGTCCGGGGAACGCATAGTGGTTCCTCCGCAGTACAGGAAGATTATGCCTCCGGTGGGCAACTTCTGTGCTTATGAGGAAAATGCTTACCAATGGGGGGTGATGGCACTGGACGGGAAGGTGATGGTGGAAGCCAAATATCAGGAGGTGGATATTGAACGTAACGGTACGGTGCATCTGACTGTGTTTCCCGGTAAGGTGAAGACAATAAAACTATGA
- a CDS encoding NAD-dependent epimerase/dehydratase family protein, with translation MKVLITGSSGFIGTNVVLAFKDRFDILCIDMQPPKIKSLEDVWIKVDITDLKAFRQAVVEFNPDYILHLAARTDLDGRGLGDYAANSVGVCNLMKIASELFSLKKIVITSSMLVCHAGYYPQNQFDYAPTTIYGESKVETEKAVWANKPMCDWAIIRPTSIWGPWFGVPYRNFFDMVLKHRYIHIGHRSCTKTYGYVGNSVYQIEQILFNDTRDENRKVYYIGDNPATNIEEWGNEIATELGFKIKRIPYCLLKIVAYVGDCLKLLSIRLPMTSFRLKNMTTDNIIDLSDTYELAPNPPYSRIEGVRKTLDWLRFA, from the coding sequence ATGAAAGTCTTGATAACCGGTAGTTCCGGTTTTATAGGTACAAATGTTGTATTAGCATTTAAAGACCGATTTGACATTTTGTGTATTGATATGCAGCCTCCTAAGATTAAATCATTGGAGGATGTTTGGATAAAAGTTGATATAACAGATTTGAAAGCATTCAGACAAGCTGTAGTTGAATTTAATCCTGATTATATATTGCATCTGGCAGCCCGAACGGATTTGGACGGGAGAGGATTAGGGGATTATGCGGCTAATAGTGTGGGAGTGTGTAACCTAATGAAAATAGCAAGTGAACTGTTTTCACTAAAGAAAATAGTGATAACTTCTTCTATGCTTGTGTGCCATGCCGGTTACTATCCCCAAAACCAATTTGATTATGCTCCTACAACTATATATGGAGAGAGTAAGGTTGAGACTGAAAAGGCAGTATGGGCTAATAAACCAATGTGCGATTGGGCTATTATTAGACCTACTTCGATTTGGGGACCTTGGTTTGGTGTACCCTATAGAAACTTCTTTGATATGGTACTTAAGCATCGTTATATTCATATCGGACATAGAAGTTGTACCAAAACTTATGGTTACGTAGGCAACTCAGTATATCAGATAGAACAAATCTTATTTAATGATACGCGAGATGAAAACAGGAAAGTTTATTATATAGGTGACAATCCTGCTACAAACATTGAAGAATGGGGAAATGAAATCGCAACAGAATTAGGATTTAAGATAAAACGGATACCTTATTGCCTGTTGAAGATTGTTGCATATGTAGGTGATTGTTTGAAATTATTGAGTATCAGGTTACCTATGACTTCTTTCCGACTGAAAAATATGACAACGGACAATATTATAGATTTGTCTGATACTTATGAATTGGCTCCGAATCCGCCATACTCTCGTATAGAAGGAGTTCGTAAAACATTGGATTGGTTGCGTTTTGCTTAA
- a CDS encoding glycosyltransferase family 4 protein: MKIGIDGRLINRHQNTGISRYTDFLIEYYAKKYGEENLSIITNDYSLQVGRCKMIYTKLRPFNIVHFLLYRKTLSKLSFDLLHIPFYSGIATQLPKTKVIVTVHDLMYKLVSDFFGKNELLNFAKRKYFDFIVGRTVKTADAVVTISETTKRDLYKQFQINSIHIPEFSDIDTNSNDSILERFELSDKKYFFYCGNNRPHKNLQFVIDTFNALPNLPPLVLAGKGHETDINVKAVGVVSEEELKALYKSSIAFIFPSKYEGFGLPVLEALHSNTLVIASKIPAFLEFESKNILFFDLTNRKQLVEAIQIAQKKAFIEENDFFQKYSISNIYGLLDNLLASNFCI; this comes from the coding sequence ATGAAAATAGGAATTGATGGTCGTTTAATAAATCGACATCAAAATACGGGTATTTCTCGATATACAGATTTTCTAATCGAATATTATGCGAAAAAATATGGAGAAGAAAATTTGTCTATTATAACTAACGATTACTCTTTGCAGGTAGGACGTTGTAAGATGATATATACTAAGTTACGACCATTTAATATAGTTCATTTCTTACTATACCGAAAGACGTTATCAAAATTAAGTTTTGATTTATTGCATATACCTTTTTATTCCGGCATTGCAACTCAACTACCGAAAACAAAAGTTATTGTAACGGTACATGATTTAATGTACAAACTGGTAAGTGATTTCTTTGGAAAGAATGAATTATTGAATTTTGCAAAAAGAAAATATTTCGACTTTATAGTAGGAAGAACAGTCAAGACTGCTGATGCCGTAGTGACTATTTCTGAAACGACAAAAAGAGATTTATACAAACAATTTCAAATCAATTCTATTCATATCCCTGAGTTTTCTGATATAGACACAAACTCTAATGATTCAATATTGGAAAGATTTGAATTGAGTGACAAAAAGTATTTTTTTTATTGTGGAAATAATCGACCGCATAAAAACCTACAATTTGTTATTGATACTTTCAATGCTCTACCGAATTTGCCACCGCTTGTATTAGCTGGAAAAGGGCATGAAACCGATATAAATGTGAAAGCTGTAGGAGTAGTGTCTGAAGAAGAATTGAAAGCCTTGTACAAATCTTCAATAGCTTTTATCTTTCCTTCTAAATATGAGGGATTTGGGCTTCCTGTATTGGAGGCTTTACATTCAAATACATTAGTCATTGCATCAAAAATTCCTGCTTTCTTGGAATTTGAAAGTAAGAATATCTTATTCTTTGATTTAACTAATCGGAAACAATTAGTTGAAGCAATTCAAATAGCGCAGAAGAAAGCTTTTATTGAGGAAAACGATTTTTTCCAAAAATATAGTATTAGTAATATATACGGATTATTAGATAATTTGTTGGCATCCAATTTTTGTATATAG
- a CDS encoding MraY family glycosyltransferase has protein sequence MNIFFIILTFLMSAFIARVLIPRILLISMRKKLFDIPDERKVHTKAIPRLGGVSFFPTTLFSFCLVYAFRLLDGDNISSVYAGYLLPELLLFACGMTLLYLTGIADDLVGVRYRQKFVIQIFCACLFPLSGLWLNDLYGLFGIHELPACVGMPFTVLTVVFITNAINLIDGIDGLASGLSSVALLIFTFLFMEKGLWSYAMLAAGTFGVLVPFFYYNVFGSVERARKIFMGDTGSLTLGYTLSFLAIKYSQVNPDVMDYTEGAFVIAFSTLIIPTFDVVRVVMLRIRKGKSPFEPDKNHIHHKLLAIGLTPRKAMLSLLLMSCAFSAANILLMPYVNNTVMLIADIAIWTGLNLYWDYLRDKK, from the coding sequence ATGAACATTTTCTTTATCATTCTGACCTTTCTGATGTCAGCTTTTATTGCCCGCGTCCTAATCCCGCGCATCCTGCTAATCTCCATGCGCAAGAAGCTGTTCGACATTCCCGATGAACGCAAGGTTCACACGAAGGCCATTCCCCGCCTGGGCGGTGTATCTTTCTTCCCAACAACCTTGTTCTCATTCTGCCTGGTCTATGCTTTCCGTTTGTTAGACGGAGACAATATTTCTTCCGTTTATGCGGGTTATCTGCTTCCCGAGTTGTTGCTTTTTGCCTGTGGCATGACGCTGCTCTACCTGACGGGCATAGCGGACGACCTTGTGGGCGTGCGCTACCGTCAGAAGTTTGTCATTCAGATATTCTGCGCCTGCCTGTTCCCCCTTTCGGGACTTTGGCTCAACGATTTATACGGGCTGTTCGGCATCCACGAACTTCCCGCTTGTGTGGGTATGCCTTTCACGGTGCTTACGGTGGTTTTCATCACCAACGCCATCAACCTGATAGACGGCATCGACGGTCTTGCGTCCGGCCTTAGCAGCGTGGCTCTGCTCATTTTCACTTTCCTCTTCATGGAGAAAGGGCTTTGGAGCTATGCGATGCTTGCTGCGGGCACTTTCGGGGTGCTTGTCCCGTTCTTCTATTACAATGTTTTTGGCAGCGTGGAACGTGCCCGCAAGATTTTCATGGGCGATACCGGCAGCCTGACGTTGGGTTATACGCTCAGTTTCCTTGCCATCAAGTACAGCCAGGTCAATCCCGATGTGATGGATTATACGGAGGGGGCTTTCGTCATTGCTTTCAGTACGCTGATAATCCCCACGTTCGACGTGGTTCGCGTGGTCATGCTGCGCATCCGCAAGGGCAAAAGTCCCTTTGAACCGGACAAGAACCATATTCACCACAAGCTTCTTGCTATTGGGTTGACTCCCCGTAAGGCGATGCTCAGCCTGCTGTTGATGTCTTGCGCTTTCAGTGCCGCCAACATCCTGCTGATGCCGTATGTCAATAACACGGTGATGCTGATAGCGGATATTGCCATTTGGACGGGGCTGAACCTGTATTGGGATTATCTGCGGGATAAGAAATAA